TCTAATAATATTTGGTTGGCAATAAAAAATAATAAGATTGTGGGTTCTGTTGCGATTGATGGTGAAGATTTAGGAAATAACGAGGCTCATCTTCGGTGGTTTATTTTAAGTGACGATTGTCGAGGACAGGGAATCGGCAAAAAGCTATTAAAAGAAGCAATAAACTTTTGTGATCAAAAGCAATTCTCTGCTGTTCAATTATGGACGTTTAGTGGCCTTAGCGCCGCAAGAAAACTTTATGAAACTTTTGGTTTTAAGCTGACGAATGAATGGGAAGGAGACCAATGGGGCAACACCATGTTAGAGCAACAATTTACACGGGTAAATAATGGAAATTAACCATAAGCTTTTCTCGACATAAATTTCTTATACTTAGAATGATTTTTTGTGGGTAGATTGATTTATAAACAGTTGTACTTATAAATATTATTTCCCTTTCAAATTCTATTCATTTTTGACAAAATGAAACATGTCACAATGGTCAATTAAAGTAATATGCCCATTAATAATTTTGCTTAAATTTTTGCAGGAATTGCGCATGCTACTTGTTAATTACTATACAATACAATCTCTTAACGAAAGTTTTTAATTAAAAATCTTAATGATATGTTAGAAGTATTTCGATCCACTTCAAGCAAACTGATATTGCTACTTGTTATTGTTTTAGTAGCTATTCTGCAATATCAATTTTGGTTAGGTGAGGGTGGCTATATCCCTCATCAAGCTCTTATGCAACAAATTCAGCAACAAGCTGAGGTAAATGAAGAGCTTAAAGAACGAAACCGTATTTTGGCAGCAGAGGTTTTTGACCTGAAAAATGGTACAGAAGCAATAGAAGAACATGCTCGCCTTGATCTTGGTTTGGTTAAACCTCACGAGACATTTGTTCAAATGAGTACGATCAGTACCCATTACAAACCTATTTATATTGACCCGAACGCTAAAGTTGATTTGGAAACGAATGAGACACCTGCATCCCCAGATATCCCGGACTAAATTGTGGGCAGTAATTCCAGCTGCAGGATCAGGAAGTCGTTTTTCTAAAACTGAATTGAAGCAGTATCAATATATTCAGGATAGGACTGTTTTAGAACATACGATTGGCCGTATAAGCCAACTTCCATTAAATGGTTATGTTTTGGCAATTGGTGGACAAGATACCTTTGCTCAGACTCTAGCATTTCAAAATATAGATAAGGCGCATTTTTGCATTGGTGGAGCTGAGCGAGTTCATTCAGTTTTAAATGCGTTAAATCATCTTTTAAATTTTGCTGATGAAAATGATTGGGTCCTTGTGCATGATGCGGCTCGCCCTTGTGTAACCCTTGATTGTTTAAATGCACTTGTTGCAAATGCAATTGAATCAAATGAGAGCGCTATTTTAGCAATTCCTGTTCGTGATACTTTAAAGCAGGTTAAGTCAGGCAATCAAATTGATAAAACAGTTAGCCGAGATTTATTATGGCAAGCTCAAACTCCTCAAATTACTAAAATCGGTAAACTAAAAAAAGCAATTGAACACGCTTTAGAAAATAACGTCACTATTACCGATGAGGCAAGTGCACTCGAGTATATGGGTGAAACTGTACAGGTTGTAATGGGGCGTTCGGATAATATAAAAATTACCTATCCCGATGATTTAGAACTTGCACGTTTGATTCTGCAATCTCAGTCATAATTCTATTATTTTTAACTTGCTTAGATGATTTGCCCATCTAAGTAAGTTTTCTACATATCTATTTATAACCACTCATATTCTTTTACATTGATAAGTTTTATGATTTATCAAAATCGTACAACTATACTAGATAATGTTCGATCATCGAACAAAAAATATTTATACCGAACAAAACCATGGTTTGATAACTAGATCAAATTACAAAAATTATCAAGAATGTTTAAAAGGAAATCTAAGGGAAACACTCGGGATTGAGTGAAATATCTATCTGTTCATTCTGCCTCTGTGTGCCTAAATCTCTTATCTATTCCTTCCTGAATGAGCACAATGGAGTTGTCTAATGATTGACAAAAGTAAGTCCTCTCTAAGCGAGGTACTATCGCAGATTAAAGATGGCGCGACCATTCTGATTGGTGGTTTTGGTACCGCAGGACAACCCGCTGAACTCATTGATGGACTGATTGAACTCGGTGTTAAAGATTTAACGATTGTTAGTAATAACGCCGGTAATGGCGATTATGGTCTGGCTAAACTGCTTAAGGCTGGTTCAGTTAAAAAAGTGATCTGTTCTTTCCCACGTCAGTCAGACTCTTATGTTTTTGATGAATTGTACCGTGCCGGAAAAGTCGAGCTTGAAGTAGTTCCGCAAGGTAATCTGGCTTGCCGTATTCAGGCAGCAGGTATGGGACTTGGTGCTGTGTTTACCCCAACAGGTTTTGGAACACTTTTAGCTGAAGGCAAAGAAACCCGTGAAATTGATGGTAAAGATTACGTACTCGAATATCCGATCAAGGCGGACTTTGCCTTGATTAAAGCTTACAAAGGCGACCGCTGGGGCAATCTGGTTTACCGTAAATCTGCACGTAACTTTGGTCCGATTATGGCCATGGCTGCTGATGTCACCATTGTTCAGGTGTCTGAAGTGGTTGAGCTAGGTGGATTAGATCCAGAGCACATCATCACCCCAGGTATCTTTGTACAGCACGTTGTACAAGTACAGCCCGCACAGTAAGCAATAAGGAGAAATAACATGAGCTACCAGAAACTCAGCCGTGACCAGATTGCAAAACGTGTGGCACAAGATATTCCAGATGGCGCCTATGTAAACTTAGGCATTGGTTTACCAACCAAGATTGCAAGCTACCTACCTAACGATAAAGATATTTTTCTTCATTCTGAAAATGGCCTGTTGGCTTTTGGCCCACCACCAGCGGCAGGTGAAGAAGACCCTGAACTGATTAATGCAGGTAAAGAGTTTGTGACCATGCTTGAAGGCGGCAGCTTTTTCCACCATGGCGACTCATTTGCGATGATGCGTGGTGGACACCTTGATATTGCCGTGCTTGGCGCATTTCAGGTTGCAGCGAATGGTGATTTGGCGAACTGGCACACGGGTGCACCTGATGCGATTCCTGCGGTGGGTGGTGCGATGGATTTAGCTGTAGGTGCTAAAAAAGTATTTATCACCACAGACCATGTGACCAAGCAAGGTGAGCCGAAGATTGTGGCTGAGCTGAGCTATCCGGTTACGGGTAAACACTGTGTTGATCGTATTTACACTGACCTGTGTGTGATTGACGTGACTAAAGATGGTTTAAAGGTGATTGAGAAAGTGGAAGGTCTTAGCTTTGATGAGTTACAGGCTTTGACTGGTGCAACTTTGATTGATGCGACTCAAGGGTAAGGAAGTAGGGAAATGACATTAAAAAACGCTTATATCATCGATGCCATCCGTACTCCATTCGGCCGTTATGCTGGTGGCCTTGCTCCCGTTCGTGCCGATGACCTTGGCGCTGTACCGATTAAAGCACTCATGCAGCGTAACCCAAATGTAGATTGGGAACAGGTCGATGATGTGATCTATGGCTGTGCCAACCAAGCCGGTGAAGATAACCGTAATGTCGGTCGTATGTCAGCACTGCTTGCAGGTTTGCCGTATCAGGTTCCAGCAACCACCATTAACCGTTTGTGCGGTTCTTCACTCGATGCGATTGCTATTGCTGCCCGCGCCATTAAAGCAGGTGAAGCAAACTTGGTGATTGCAGGTGGTGTAGAAAGCATGAGCCGTGCACCTTATGTGATGGGTAAGTCTGACAGTGCTTTTGGCCGTAGCCAGAAGATTGAAGACACCACCATGGGATGGCGTTTCATTAACCCTAAACTTAAAGAATTGTATGGTGTAGACACCATGCCCCAGACTGCCGAAAACGTCGCTGAACAGTTTAACGTGAATCGTGCAGATCAGGACCAGTTTGCCTTGGTGAGCCAACAACGCACCGCAAGCGCGCAAGCCAAAGGCTTTTTTTCTAAAGAAATCGTGGCAGTTGAGATCCCTCAGCGTAAGGGTGATGCTGTTGTGATTGATACCGATGAACATCCACGTGCATCAACCACCCTTGAAGCTTTAAGCAAACTTAAACCTGTTGTCAAAGCAGATGGTTCTGTGACTGCGGGGAATGCTTCAGGTATTAACGATGGTGCAGCAGCATTGCTGATTGCTTCTGATGAGGCAGTTCAAGCTTACAATTTAAAACCACGTGCCAGAATCATTGCTTCAACAGCGGTGGGTGTAGAACCACGCATTATGGGTTTTGCTCCGGCACCAGCCATTAAGAAACTACTTAAACAAGCCAACCTGACTTTAGATCAGATGGATGTGATTGAGCTCAATGAAGCCTTTGCTGCACAAGCTTTGGCCGTGACCCGTGATTTAGGTTTGCCAGATGGTTCTGACAAGGTGAATCCAAATGGTGGTGCAATTGCTTTGGGTCATCCACTTGGTGCATCAGGTGCACGCCTAGTGACAACAGCATTAAACCAGCTTGAGCAAACAGGTGGTCGTTATGCCTTATGTTCAATGTGTATTGGTGTAGGCCAAGGCATCGCATTGATTATTGAGAGAGTCTAATCATGAGCCACTTATATGCCAGTTTGTTTTATCAAAAAGACGTCACTGACATCTTTAGTGACTCATCTTTAATCACATATATGATTCAGGTTGAAGTTGCGTTAGCTCAAGCACAGGCAAAAGTTGGCGTGATTCCTCAAAATGCGGCTAATACCATTGCCCAAGTAGCTGAGCAGGCAATAGAAAAGTTTGATTTTTCCGCTTTGGCTGTCGCAACAGGTTTAGCTGGAAATATCGCAATTCCATTTGTAAAGCAGCTTACGGCAATTGTTAAAGATGTTGATGAAGATGCTTCACGTTATGTGCATTGGGGCGCAACGAGTCAGGATATTTTAGACACAGCTTGTATTTTGCAATGCCGTGATGCGTTAAACATTGTGGAAGAACAACTTCAACATTGCTACACCACTGCATTACACCAAGCTAAGCAATATCGCTATCAAGTCATGATTGGGCGTACATGGTTGCAGCAAGCTTTACCAATTACTTTAGGGCATAAGCTTGCTCGCTGGGCTTCTGCATTTAAACGTGATTTAGATCGTATTCAAGCAATGAAATCACGTGTACTCACTGCTCAGTTAGGCGGTGCTGTAGGTTCATTAGCTTCTTTGCAAGATCAAGGTTCACTTGTGGTCAGTGCATTTGCTCAGCAGCTGAATCTGACTGTACCGACAAGCACATGGCATGGTGAGCGCGACCGTATTGTAGAAATCGCAAGTGTGCTTGGCATGATTGTTGGGAATACGGGCAAGATGGCACGTGATTGGTCACTCATGATGCAAACTGAAATTGCCGAATTGTTTGAACCAACTGCAAAGGGCCGTGGTGGTTCATCAACCATGCCTCATAAGCGGAATCCAGTTGCAGCAGCTTCAGTACTTGCAGCAGCAAATCGTGTACCAGCACTTATGTCTAGCATCTATCAAAGCATGGTGCAGGAACATGAGCGTAGCTTAGGCGCATGGCATGCAGAATGGTTAGCAATCCCTGAAATTTTTCAGCTTTGTGCTGGAGCATTAACTCGTACTGGTGAAGTTTTACAAGGTTTCGAAGTTAGTGCTGAGCATATGCAGCAGAACCTTGACTGTACCAACGGGCTGATTATGGCAGAAGCTGTGATGATGGCGCTTGCTCCAAAAATTGGACGTTTAACTGCTCATCATGTTGTTGAAGCAGCTTGTAAAACAGCCGTGGCTCAAAAGCAGCATTTATCTAAGGTTGTTAGTCAGTTAGATGAAGTAAAAGAACATTTTAGTCAAACAGAAATTTTGGAAATATTTAAAGCAGAAAACTATTTGGGCAACATTCAAGCTCAAATTGATGCTGTTCTGCAAGAAGCACAAGGAGGAGACATAAAGTGAAACAGCTTATAACCAATCGACAAGGTAAACAGCTCGCTGTATATACCGATGGATTAAAAGATGCTCCAGCACTTGTGTTATCTAACTCGTTAGGAACAGATCATGGAATGTGGCAGCCGCAAGTAGATGAGCTTAAAAGTCATTTTAATGTCATTACATACGACACACGTGGTCATGGCGAAAGTGATGTGATCGCTGAAACATCTTTACAAAATTTAGGTGAAGATGTTGCTGATATTTTAGATGCCTTAGATATTAAAAAAGCTCATTTTTGTGGCATTTCAATGGGCGGAATTACAGGGCTTTGGTTAGCTATCCATTACCCAGAGCGCTTTCTAAGCATTACTGTCGCAAATTCGGCGGCAAAAATTGGACAGGCTGAGGCGTGGTTGAGTCGCGCAGAATCAGTAGAACAAAATGGACTGGCTGAATTGGTTAAAACTACGCATACACGTTGGTTTAGTGAAAAATTCGACTATCAACATAATGTGGTTGCTCAAACGACGATTCAAAGTCTGGCAAACACACCAGCACAAGGTTATGCCAATGCGTGTCGTGCTTTAGCACATGCTGATTTAAGAGATGAAATTGCACAAATCCAGATCCCGGTATTGCTGGTTGCAGGGACATATGATCCGGTAACTACAGTAGCAGATGCTGAGTTTATGCAGAATGCTATTAAGAACAGTCAAATTGCTAAATTGGAAGCATCTCATCTTTCTAATATCGAGCAACCGCAAAGATTTACTCAGGAATTGACTAGGTTTATTCAGCAAATCTAATAGCTTAGTAGTTTAAAAGGAATTG
This genomic stretch from Acinetobacter oleivorans DR1 harbors:
- the pcaD gene encoding 3-oxoadipate enol-lactonase; its protein translation is MKQLITNRQGKQLAVYTDGLKDAPALVLSNSLGTDHGMWQPQVDELKSHFNVITYDTRGHGESDVIAETSLQNLGEDVADILDALDIKKAHFCGISMGGITGLWLAIHYPERFLSITVANSAAKIGQAEAWLSRAESVEQNGLAELVKTTHTRWFSEKFDYQHNVVAQTTIQSLANTPAQGYANACRALAHADLRDEIAQIQIPVLLVAGTYDPVTTVADAEFMQNAIKNSQIAKLEASHLSNIEQPQRFTQELTRFIQQI
- the pcaF gene encoding 3-oxoadipyl-CoA thiolase; this encodes MTLKNAYIIDAIRTPFGRYAGGLAPVRADDLGAVPIKALMQRNPNVDWEQVDDVIYGCANQAGEDNRNVGRMSALLAGLPYQVPATTINRLCGSSLDAIAIAARAIKAGEANLVIAGGVESMSRAPYVMGKSDSAFGRSQKIEDTTMGWRFINPKLKELYGVDTMPQTAENVAEQFNVNRADQDQFALVSQQRTASAQAKGFFSKEIVAVEIPQRKGDAVVIDTDEHPRASTTLEALSKLKPVVKADGSVTAGNASGINDGAAALLIASDEAVQAYNLKPRARIIASTAVGVEPRIMGFAPAPAIKKLLKQANLTLDQMDVIELNEAFAAQALAVTRDLGLPDGSDKVNPNGGAIALGHPLGASGARLVTTALNQLEQTGGRYALCSMCIGVGQGIALIIERV
- the ispD gene encoding 2-C-methyl-D-erythritol 4-phosphate cytidylyltransferase, giving the protein MRHLHPQISRTKLWAVIPAAGSGSRFSKTELKQYQYIQDRTVLEHTIGRISQLPLNGYVLAIGGQDTFAQTLAFQNIDKAHFCIGGAERVHSVLNALNHLLNFADENDWVLVHDAARPCVTLDCLNALVANAIESNESAILAIPVRDTLKQVKSGNQIDKTVSRDLLWQAQTPQITKIGKLKKAIEHALENNVTITDEASALEYMGETVQVVMGRSDNIKITYPDDLELARLILQSQS
- a CDS encoding 3-oxoacid CoA-transferase subunit A; amino-acid sequence: MIDKSKSSLSEVLSQIKDGATILIGGFGTAGQPAELIDGLIELGVKDLTIVSNNAGNGDYGLAKLLKAGSVKKVICSFPRQSDSYVFDELYRAGKVELEVVPQGNLACRIQAAGMGLGAVFTPTGFGTLLAEGKETREIDGKDYVLEYPIKADFALIKAYKGDRWGNLVYRKSARNFGPIMAMAADVTIVQVSEVVELGGLDPEHIITPGIFVQHVVQVQPAQ
- a CDS encoding 3-oxoacid CoA-transferase subunit B; its protein translation is MSYQKLSRDQIAKRVAQDIPDGAYVNLGIGLPTKIASYLPNDKDIFLHSENGLLAFGPPPAAGEEDPELINAGKEFVTMLEGGSFFHHGDSFAMMRGGHLDIAVLGAFQVAANGDLANWHTGAPDAIPAVGGAMDLAVGAKKVFITTDHVTKQGEPKIVAELSYPVTGKHCVDRIYTDLCVIDVTKDGLKVIEKVEGLSFDELQALTGATLIDATQG
- the ftsB gene encoding cell division protein FtsB produces the protein MLEVFRSTSSKLILLLVIVLVAILQYQFWLGEGGYIPHQALMQQIQQQAEVNEELKERNRILAAEVFDLKNGTEAIEEHARLDLGLVKPHETFVQMSTISTHYKPIYIDPNAKVDLETNETPASPDIPD
- the pcaB gene encoding 3-carboxy-cis,cis-muconate cycloisomerase; this translates as MSHLYASLFYQKDVTDIFSDSSLITYMIQVEVALAQAQAKVGVIPQNAANTIAQVAEQAIEKFDFSALAVATGLAGNIAIPFVKQLTAIVKDVDEDASRYVHWGATSQDILDTACILQCRDALNIVEEQLQHCYTTALHQAKQYRYQVMIGRTWLQQALPITLGHKLARWASAFKRDLDRIQAMKSRVLTAQLGGAVGSLASLQDQGSLVVSAFAQQLNLTVPTSTWHGERDRIVEIASVLGMIVGNTGKMARDWSLMMQTEIAELFEPTAKGRGGSSTMPHKRNPVAAASVLAAANRVPALMSSIYQSMVQEHERSLGAWHAEWLAIPEIFQLCAGALTRTGEVLQGFEVSAEHMQQNLDCTNGLIMAEAVMMALAPKIGRLTAHHVVEAACKTAVAQKQHLSKVVSQLDEVKEHFSQTEILEIFKAENYLGNIQAQIDAVLQEAQGGDIK